In a single window of the Arachis hypogaea cultivar Tifrunner chromosome 6, arahy.Tifrunner.gnm2.J5K5, whole genome shotgun sequence genome:
- the LOC112697380 gene encoding hydroquinone glucosyltransferase, producing the protein MEEPHIAVVPSAGFTHLVPILEFSKRLLSLHPRFQVTCLIPSVGSSLSPSSQSYLQTLPPTIHPILLPPVSKEHVQAEQSLAVQIELSVTHSLPHIKQELSSLCSRARVVALLVDVFAHDALQFATEFNLLSYIYLPQAALILSWYLYSQELDEILFSENRDPEESIEIPGFVPMHSRDLPFQSRSSPGYRKFLERAEKFQLPDGVFVNSFHEMEASTINALRDEIRQKKRKTMVYPVGPITQSGFNGRENGSECLNWLDEQEPESVLYVSFGSGGTLSQDQLNELAFGLEQSGKKFLWVLRPPNDIASASYLGGEAEDPMQFLPRGFLERTSKKQGLVVPLWAPQVQILGHGSTGGFVCHCGWNSVLESVINGVPVIAWPLFAEQSMNAVILSDALKVAVRPKANDSGLVEREEIARVARELMDGKEGIEIRKRMKSLSIAAENAIKEDGPSTKTLAEVVATWK; encoded by the coding sequence ATGGAAGAGCCTCACATAGCAGTGGTTCCTAGTGCCGGCTTCACCCACCTTGTTCCAATTCTGGAATTCTCCAAACGCCTCCTTAGTCTCCACCCACGCTTCCAAGTCACGTGCCTCATCCCCTCAGTTGGTTCATCACTCTCACCTTCCTCCCAGTCTTACCTTCAAACCCTTCCACCAACCATTCACCCAATTCTTCTTCCTCCAGTAAGCAAAGAGCACGTGCAAGCTGAGCAAAGCCTTGCTGTCCAAATTGAACTCAGCGTAACCCACTCTCTCCCTCACATCaaacaagaattgagttccctatGCTCAAGAGCCCGTGTTGTGGCCTTGCTTGTCGACGTTTTCGCACACGATGCTCTCCAGTTCGCCACCGAATTCAATCTCTTATCTTATATATACCTTCCACAAGCTGCTCTGATTCTTTCGTGGTATCTGTATTCACAAGAGTTAGATGAGATTCTCTTTTCTGAGAACAGAGACCCGGAAGAATCTATAGAGATTCCCGGTTTTGTGCCGATGCATAGCAGGGATCTTCCCTTTCAGTCCCGATCCAGCCCCGGTTACCGGAAATTTCTCGAACGCGCCGAGAAGTTTCAGCTCCCTGATGGAGTCTTTGTTAATAGCTTTCATGAGATGGAAGCAAGCACGATAAATGCGTTGCGAGATGAGAtaagacaaaagaaaagaaaaaccatgGTTTACCCGGTTGGACCGATCACGCAGAGCGGTTTTAACGGCCGAGAAAATGGATCCGAGTGCTTGAATTGGTTGGACGAGCAAGAACCAGAATCTGTGCTATATGTTTCCTTTGGAAGTGGCGGCACGCTTTCCCAAGATCAGTTGAATGAATTGGCGTTTGGGTTGGAGCAAAGTGGAAAGAAATTCTTATGGGTTTTGAGACCCCCTAACGATATAGCCTCTGCTAGTTACCTTGGAGGAGAAGCTGAAGACCCTATGCAATTCTTGCCACGTGGATTCTTGGAGAGAACCAGTAAGAAGCAAGGATTGGTGGTTCCGCTTTGGGCCCCACAGGTACAGATTCTTGGCCACGGTTCAACGGGGGGTTTTGTGTGTCATTGTGGTTGGAATTCGGTTCTTGAGAGCGTTATAAATGGTGTGCCGGTTATAGCGTGGCCATTGTTTGCTGAGCAGAGTATGAACGCCGTGATTCTAAGTGATGCCTTGAAAGTGGCGGTGAGGCCAAAAGCAAATGACAGTGGATTGGTTGAAAGGGAAGAAATTGCAAGAGTCGCTAGAGAGTTGATGGATGGTAAAGAAGGTATTGAAATTCGCAAAAGGATGAAAAGTTTGAGCATTGCTGCTGAGAATGCAATAAAGGAAGACGGACCATCCACCAAGACTCTGGCAGAGGTTGTTGCCACTTGGAAATGA
- the LOC112698286 gene encoding uncharacterized protein isoform X1 produces the protein MIKGITDYKEKKKKAINGCLFALMIIYFHLSKNKGKNRTERPPKPWIANWTKEQLVERMTAEREEILGIVKMAETREKMKKKKKKKKNKKSKKQKKRKASPTSSSETETTDSDTSTSETKAQEDSEDSGRKHPSKKGKKMDSRKRKQRQEESDSDSESEFEPSDESEESSPAEKEKKKKKTKTTPKKTQQKKKKVVVEDSPPEKDQYFDGERYEISSDELDEWLRENIDKSAAEGENQPDLRSTEGRYVSSETLPAVNLGSDDPSS, from the exons atgatcaagggcatcacagactacaaggagaagaagaagaaggcaattaatggctgcctcttcgccctgatgataatctactttcatctttcaaaaaacaaaggcaagaacaggactgaaagaccaccaaagccctggattgccaactggactaaggagcagttggtggaaagaatgaccgcagaaagagaggaaattttg gggattgtgaagatggcagagacaagagaaaaaatgaaaaaaaagaaaaaaaagaaaaaaaacaagaaatcaaaaaaacaaaaaaaaaggaaggcgagtccaacatcgtcttcggagacagaaactactgacagtgacacttctacctctgaAACTAAggctcaagaagactcagaggattcaggaagaaaacaccccagcaaaaaggggaaaaa aatggactccagaaaaagaaagcagaggcaagaggagtcagattctgattcagaatctgaatttgaaccaagtgatga gagcgaagaatcatcacctgcggagaaggagaagaaaaagaaaaaaacaaaaacaacaccaaaaaa aacacaacaaaaaaagaaaaaagttgttgtggaggattcacctcctgaaaaagatcaatactttgacgg tgagagatatgaaatatcaagtgacgaaCTCGATGAATGGCTAAGGGAAAACAttgataaatctgctgcagaggg GGAGAACCAacctgacctgcgatcgacagaaggtcgctatgtgtcctctgaaac actaccggctgtgaacttgggaagtgatgatccttcctcttaA
- the LOC112698286 gene encoding uncharacterized protein isoform X2 produces MIKGITDYKEKKKKAINGCLFALMIIYFHLSKNKGKNRTERPPKPWIANWTKEQLVERMTAEREEILGIVKMAETREKMKKKKKKKKNKKSKKQKKRKASPTSSSETETTDSDTSTSETKAQEDSEDSGRKHPSKKGKKMDSRKRKQRQEESDSDSESEFEPSDESEESSPAEKEKKKKKTKTTPKNERYEISSDELDEWLRENIDKSAAEGENQPDLRSTEGRYVSSETLPAVNLGSDDPSS; encoded by the exons atgatcaagggcatcacagactacaaggagaagaagaagaaggcaattaatggctgcctcttcgccctgatgataatctactttcatctttcaaaaaacaaaggcaagaacaggactgaaagaccaccaaagccctggattgccaactggactaaggagcagttggtggaaagaatgaccgcagaaagagaggaaattttg gggattgtgaagatggcagagacaagagaaaaaatgaaaaaaaagaaaaaaaagaaaaaaaacaagaaatcaaaaaaacaaaaaaaaaggaaggcgagtccaacatcgtcttcggagacagaaactactgacagtgacacttctacctctgaAACTAAggctcaagaagactcagaggattcaggaagaaaacaccccagcaaaaaggggaaaaa aatggactccagaaaaagaaagcagaggcaagaggagtcagattctgattcagaatctgaatttgaaccaagtgatga gagcgaagaatcatcacctgcggagaaggagaagaaaaagaaaaaaacaaaaacaacaccaaaaaa tgagagatatgaaatatcaagtgacgaaCTCGATGAATGGCTAAGGGAAAACAttgataaatctgctgcagaggg GGAGAACCAacctgacctgcgatcgacagaaggtcgctatgtgtcctctgaaac actaccggctgtgaacttgggaagtgatgatccttcctcttaA
- the LOC112698287 gene encoding uncharacterized protein: MLIPTDSNMMVVREQTPSEVLAIVPIQVFVPASQQTTTDTDFEPTPMLQIEGTRETTPEPPKQLQETTPMLPPAPTKIHPAAEDAAALLMMARTATYVPKTDPGMPSFSLGLTDSSQEGASTQETKREKSPETASMLEQLDSLVQKLASSAAKGKVESPQIQRETGGESSAKFETPGGINRIPDDMKQKCYIWGTRLKEDADGNTDEYEEICTLIGQGEYILIRMHLASLQEKSDIESQIVSAICLILNQKNEKRFQEQIYCLPPPDIVSMALSDHPRGEFISPKTKKEFRVEAYPSFIPFIDRKKLSSHPYIFAPVCHSGHWWLWLINTTKRKCQILDPLHKKAPSDERKDINKFTGYVF; the protein is encoded by the exons at gttgattccgactgattcgaatatgatggttgttaGGGAACAAACACCGTCGGAAgtgcttgcaat agtcccgatcCAGGTTTTTGTGCCGGCATCCCAACAAACAACCACTGACACAGATTTCgaaccaacccctatgctacagattgaagggaCTAGAGAAAC cactcctgaaccccccaaacaacttcaagaaACCACACCCATGCTTCCCCCGGCTccaactaaaat TCATCCAGCcgcagaagacgctgctgccctgttgatgatggcacggacagcaacctatgttcctaaaacagatccagggatgccatcattcagccttgggttgactgattcaagccaggagggggcgtcaacgcaggagacaaaaagggaaaaatctccagAAACTGCAAGTATGCTAGAACAATTAGACAGTTTGGTCCAAAAATTAGCAAGCAGTGCGGCGAAGGGAAAAGTcgaaagtccacaaattcagagggagactgggggagaaagttctgcaaagtttgaaactcctggaggaataaatcgaattccagatgatatgaaacaaaagtgctacatctgggggacgagactgaaggaagaCGCAGATGGCAATACTGACGAGTATGAGGAGATTTGCACTCTGATTGGACaaggagaatacattttgataagaatgcaccttgcatccctccaggaaaaaagtgatatagaatctcag attgtatctgccatctgcctcatcctaaaccagaaaaatgaaaagaggtttcaagaacaaatatactgtctccccccccccgatattgtg AGCATGGCACTTTCAGATCACCCAAGGGGGGAATTCATATCCCCGAAAACGAAAaaggaattcagggtggaagcctacccgagtttcattcccttcatagatagaaaaaaattaagttcgcatccatat atttttgctcctgtttgccactcggggcattggtggttatggctgataaatacaacaaagcggaaatgtcaaatacttgacccgctacacaaaaaagctccaagcgatgagagaaaggacattaataaattcact ggatatgtattttGA